One window of Mesorhizobium sp. PAMC28654 genomic DNA carries:
- a CDS encoding class I SAM-dependent methyltransferase, which translates to MCQSCLSWYARCIAPYLVHAGCSANAFAHMRKRMIPRAGGIVVEVGFGSGLNLPYYDAAKVKRLVGVDPDGTMLGLAEPKTRSLPFSVECIRAGGERLPLIDSFADTVVVTYAFCTIPDPEAALTEIRRILRPLGQLIFIEHGRAERLRCRRWQERLNGLWGRLAGGCHLNRDPLRLIRAAGFRIVEEECEQFHLPFWQLGSHRAGIAAPPTG; encoded by the coding sequence ATGTGCCAATCCTGTCTCTCATGGTATGCACGCTGCATTGCTCCCTACCTTGTCCATGCCGGCTGTTCTGCAAACGCATTCGCGCACATGCGAAAGCGCATGATTCCGCGAGCAGGGGGCATTGTCGTCGAAGTCGGCTTCGGGTCCGGCCTGAACCTTCCTTACTACGACGCCGCAAAGGTGAAGCGGCTGGTCGGCGTCGATCCCGACGGCACGATGCTCGGCCTGGCTGAGCCGAAGACCCGTTCGTTGCCATTCAGTGTCGAATGCATCCGGGCCGGTGGCGAAAGGTTGCCTTTGATCGACAGCTTCGCCGACACGGTGGTCGTCACCTATGCTTTCTGCACCATTCCGGACCCAGAGGCGGCGCTTACTGAAATCCGGCGTATCCTCAGGCCCTTGGGCCAATTGATCTTCATCGAGCATGGCCGGGCAGAAAGGCTGCGTTGCCGCCGATGGCAGGAGCGCCTGAATGGGCTGTGGGGCCGGCTCGCCGGCGGCTGCCATCTCAACCGCGATCCATTGCGCCTGATCCGCGCGGCAGGCTTCCGGATCGTCGAAGAGGAGTGCGAGCAGTTCCATCTGCCCTTCTGGCAACTGGGAAGCCACCGCGCCGGCATTGCGGCACCACCAACAGGTTGA
- a CDS encoding ABC transporter substrate-binding protein: MRSHLRVAGLVLATLAATWSGSSNAEVTKSAEVKRTGMLTIANTLDFAPFEYLDADGKQTGIIIELAGEVAKLVDAKLDVARTPFPSMVPGLAAGRFKIAWETFSATPERLKQVDFVMFLKAGLAVSTSPDKKASFSGDTPLCGKRIGVSAGSASDFLVDKLTKDCTDKGQAAIEKSVFNSSTDIVQGVLSDRLDARMDDATASSYFEVTSKGQLVVLPTLYEVAPLGLAIAKDDKETADMMVGALSELFKNGTYKAILEKYGMGAYAIKEPYFVGNMEALRAD, translated from the coding sequence ATGAGATCACATTTGCGCGTGGCCGGCTTGGTGCTGGCTACACTTGCCGCGACCTGGAGCGGATCGTCGAACGCCGAAGTGACAAAATCGGCCGAGGTCAAGCGGACCGGGATGCTGACCATCGCCAACACGCTTGACTTTGCCCCGTTCGAGTATCTCGACGCCGACGGCAAGCAGACCGGCATCATCATCGAACTGGCTGGCGAAGTGGCCAAGCTGGTCGACGCCAAGCTGGATGTGGCGCGCACGCCTTTTCCGTCGATGGTGCCGGGGCTCGCGGCCGGCCGTTTCAAGATCGCCTGGGAGACGTTCTCCGCCACGCCCGAGCGGCTCAAGCAGGTCGACTTCGTCATGTTCCTGAAAGCCGGCCTGGCTGTCTCGACGTCGCCTGACAAGAAGGCGAGCTTCAGCGGCGACACCCCGCTTTGCGGCAAGCGGATCGGCGTTTCGGCGGGAAGTGCGTCGGATTTCCTCGTCGACAAGCTGACCAAGGACTGCACCGACAAGGGCCAGGCGGCAATCGAGAAGTCCGTGTTCAACTCCTCGACGGACATCGTCCAGGGCGTGCTGTCCGACCGTCTCGACGCCCGCATGGATGATGCGACGGCATCGAGCTATTTCGAGGTCACCAGCAAGGGCCAGCTCGTCGTGCTGCCCACCCTTTACGAAGTTGCCCCGCTCGGCCTTGCGATCGCCAAGGACGACAAGGAGACCGCCGACATGATGGTCGGTGCGCTCTCGGAATTGTTCAAGAATGGCACCTACAAGGCCATCCTCGAAAAGTACGGCATGGGCGCCTACGCGATCAAAGAGCCCTATTTCGTCGGCAACATGGAGGCGCTTCGCGCCGACTAG
- a CDS encoding amino acid ABC transporter ATP-binding protein translates to MSDAKVENRGRFGVPADSMVFARGVRKSYGPLEVLKGVDLDVPAGSVACIIGPSGSGKSTFLRCINHLEKLSGGILLVDSEFVGYDLRGDRLYEVKDDLLCQRRAETGMLFQSFNLFSHMTVMENLIEAPTQVRRIPLEQAKAEAEILLRRVGLLDKVDRYPRELSGGQQQRVAIARAMAMKPKVLLFDEPTSALDPELVGEVLQVMRDLAESGMTMVVVTHEIGFAREIGDQLVFMDGGVIVERGAPREMIANPTSPRTREFLSRVL, encoded by the coding sequence ATGAGTGACGCCAAGGTCGAAAATCGCGGCCGCTTCGGCGTGCCCGCCGACTCCATGGTCTTCGCGCGCGGCGTGCGCAAATCCTACGGCCCGCTCGAGGTTCTCAAGGGCGTCGATCTCGACGTGCCCGCCGGTTCGGTCGCTTGCATCATCGGCCCTTCGGGCTCCGGCAAGAGCACGTTCCTGCGCTGCATCAACCATCTCGAGAAGCTGAGCGGCGGCATCCTGCTCGTCGACAGCGAGTTCGTCGGCTATGACCTCAGGGGCGACAGGCTCTACGAGGTCAAGGACGACCTTCTTTGCCAGCGGCGCGCCGAGACCGGCATGCTGTTCCAATCGTTCAACCTGTTCTCCCACATGACCGTGATGGAGAATCTGATCGAGGCGCCGACACAGGTGCGGCGAATCCCGCTGGAACAGGCGAAGGCCGAAGCGGAAATCCTGCTGCGGCGCGTCGGTCTCCTGGACAAGGTTGACCGCTACCCGAGGGAACTTTCCGGCGGGCAGCAGCAGCGTGTGGCGATCGCGCGCGCCATGGCGATGAAGCCGAAGGTCCTGCTCTTCGATGAGCCGACGTCGGCGCTAGACCCCGAACTCGTCGGCGAGGTCCTGCAGGTCATGCGTGATCTCGCCGAAAGCGGCATGACGATGGTCGTGGTGACCCACGAGATCGGCTTTGCCCGCGAGATCGGCGATCAGCTCGTCTTCATGGATGGCGGCGTCATTGTCGAACGTGGCGCTCCCCGTGAGATGATCGCCAATCCGACATCGCCGCGAACCCGCGAGTTCCTGTCGCGCGTCCTTTGA
- a CDS encoding TetR/AcrR family transcriptional regulator — MNEQGAPTKSGKTRTAAPRSKPARQTLSREAWIAAARKVLEKRGIGEVKIDRLARQLKVTRGSFYFHFASLEDLRGGLLQEWRDSNCAPFWAMRDIHDIGGLQFFTDIVHVWVDEAPFSPLLDLAVRDWSRTSKKLAQDVKEIDDLRIELLIRSFRAMGYSDDESIVRARITYFHQIGQYALSFKEDPAVRRRYQPLFGEVLLGPLVQEPGAAPSETRGGRR, encoded by the coding sequence ATGAACGAGCAAGGTGCGCCGACGAAATCCGGGAAAACGCGCACCGCCGCACCACGTTCGAAACCAGCGCGGCAGACGCTCAGCCGCGAGGCCTGGATTGCCGCCGCACGCAAGGTGCTCGAAAAGCGTGGCATCGGTGAAGTCAAGATTGACCGTCTGGCGCGGCAATTGAAGGTCACGCGCGGCAGCTTCTATTTCCACTTCGCCAGCCTGGAGGACCTTCGGGGCGGCCTGTTGCAGGAATGGCGCGACAGCAACTGCGCGCCGTTCTGGGCCATGCGCGACATCCATGACATAGGCGGCCTGCAGTTCTTTACCGACATCGTCCATGTCTGGGTGGATGAGGCCCCTTTCAGTCCGCTCCTCGATCTGGCTGTGCGCGACTGGTCGCGGACATCGAAGAAACTCGCCCAGGACGTCAAGGAGATCGACGACCTGCGCATAGAGCTGCTGATCCGGTCGTTCCGCGCCATGGGCTATTCGGACGACGAAAGCATCGTGCGGGCCCGCATCACCTATTTTCACCAGATCGGTCAGTACGCGCTGTCCTTCAAGGAGGACCCGGCCGTCCGCCGCCGCTACCAGCCGCTGTTTGGCGAAGTGCTGCTCGGACCGCTCGTCCAGGAGCCGGGCGCGGCGCCGTCGGAAACAAGAGGCGGGCGGCGTTAA
- a CDS encoding isopenicillin N synthase family dioxygenase, protein MDARGDFSEIPILDVSALYGDDENAIASTAATLRRYLETIGFLYVVGHPIPRADVEAVREASKRFFALPEDQKLALKIDKNFRGYLPFAGSTIVTSSVATVSKPNQSESIFFMHEVEADDPRALADQPLQGPNQWPGEATLDGFRPTIERYVDEMSTLARKMVGAIALSLGLPTDSLDRYFEQPTTFLRLLHYPTQPHEEGLFGSAPHTDYGFITLLAQDNVGGLEVKNKDGDWVPAPPVPDSFVMNVGDILARWSNDQFVSTPHRVINRSGRERYSQPFFFDPSMDETIEALPVCVPSGNRPKYEPVLYGDYLMERIDKNYHYRKKKAAETASS, encoded by the coding sequence ATGGACGCACGCGGCGACTTTTCAGAAATCCCGATCCTCGATGTGTCGGCGCTTTATGGCGACGACGAGAATGCAATCGCCAGCACGGCCGCGACGCTGCGCCGGTATCTCGAGACGATCGGCTTTCTCTACGTCGTGGGGCATCCGATCCCGCGTGCCGATGTCGAGGCGGTCCGTGAGGCCAGCAAGCGCTTCTTCGCCCTGCCCGAGGACCAGAAGCTCGCGCTGAAGATCGACAAGAATTTCCGTGGCTATCTGCCGTTTGCCGGCTCGACGATCGTTACCTCGTCGGTGGCGACCGTGAGCAAGCCGAACCAGAGTGAATCGATCTTCTTCATGCACGAGGTCGAGGCCGATGACCCCAGGGCGTTGGCCGACCAGCCGCTGCAGGGGCCCAACCAGTGGCCAGGCGAGGCAACGCTCGACGGCTTCAGGCCGACAATCGAGCGCTATGTCGACGAGATGAGCACGCTCGCCCGCAAGATGGTTGGCGCCATCGCGCTCTCGCTCGGACTTCCGACAGACAGCCTCGACCGCTATTTCGAGCAGCCGACGACCTTCCTGCGGCTGCTGCACTATCCGACGCAGCCTCACGAGGAGGGGCTGTTCGGCTCGGCGCCGCACACCGATTACGGCTTCATCACGCTGCTCGCGCAGGACAATGTCGGCGGCCTTGAGGTCAAGAACAAGGATGGCGACTGGGTTCCAGCGCCGCCGGTCCCGGATTCCTTCGTGATGAATGTCGGCGACATCCTGGCGCGCTGGTCGAACGACCAGTTCGTCTCGACGCCGCATCGCGTTATCAACCGGTCGGGACGCGAGCGCTATTCACAGCCCTTCTTCTTCGATCCGTCGATGGATGAAACGATCGAGGCGCTGCCGGTCTGCGTGCCCTCTGGTAACCGGCCGAAATACGAGCCTGTGCTCTACGGCGACTACCTGATGGAGCGCATCGACAAGAACTATCACTACCGCAAGAAGAAGGCCGCGGAGACGGCCAGTTCATAA
- a CDS encoding nucleoside hydrolase, with the protein MAPRKIIIDTDPGQDDAFAILFALGSPAELEVVGITTVGGNVPLALTSKNALKVVELAGRPDVPIYAGCPAPMVRKLITAEYVHGETGFDGADLPEPVTPLQGEHAVNYMVRTIMDAPEGEITVCTLGPMTNLAMAMTMEPKIIPRLREVVLMGGGFFQGGNATPAAEFNIFVDPHAAHKVFDSGVPVTMAGIDCTYTALMTPEWLDRLRATGSRAAIEAANLADFFRQYGTHKFETQARPIHDACVTGYLLAPEIYEQRQCAVTVDIVSPETIGMTVVDWWHVTGRRKNCNVLRRIDPVPFFELMLERISALP; encoded by the coding sequence ATGGCACCACGCAAGATAATCATCGACACCGACCCCGGTCAGGACGACGCGTTCGCGATCCTCTTCGCGCTGGGTTCACCGGCCGAACTCGAAGTGGTCGGCATCACCACGGTCGGCGGCAACGTGCCGCTCGCCCTGACGTCGAAGAACGCGCTGAAGGTCGTGGAACTGGCAGGCCGTCCGGATGTGCCGATCTATGCCGGCTGCCCGGCCCCCATGGTGCGCAAGCTGATCACCGCCGAATATGTCCACGGCGAAACCGGCTTCGATGGCGCCGACCTCCCCGAGCCCGTGACGCCGCTGCAGGGCGAACACGCGGTGAATTACATGGTGCGGACCATCATGGATGCACCGGAAGGCGAGATTACCGTCTGCACGCTGGGACCGATGACCAATCTGGCCATGGCCATGACCATGGAACCGAAAATCATCCCCCGGCTGCGCGAAGTCGTGTTGATGGGCGGTGGCTTCTTCCAGGGCGGCAATGCCACGCCTGCGGCGGAATTCAACATCTTCGTCGACCCACACGCCGCGCACAAAGTGTTCGACAGCGGCGTGCCGGTGACGATGGCCGGCATCGACTGCACCTATACCGCCCTGATGACGCCCGAGTGGCTAGACCGTCTTCGCGCAACCGGCAGTCGCGCCGCAATCGAAGCCGCCAACCTCGCGGACTTCTTCCGTCAATACGGCACGCATAAATTCGAAACACAGGCACGTCCCATCCACGATGCCTGCGTCACCGGCTACCTGCTGGCCCCCGAGATCTACGAACAGCGCCAGTGCGCGGTAACGGTCGATATCGTCTCGCCGGAGACCATCGGCATGACGGTCGTCGACTGGTGGCACGTCACCGGCCGCCGCAAGAACTGCAACGTGCTGCGACGGATCGATCCGGTCCCGTTCTTCGAATTGATGCTGGAGCGGATCAGCGCACTGCCCTGA
- a CDS encoding amino acid ABC transporter permease, protein MGVAHPTEIRIEPGVAEAVSRLTVVPQRRYGIWVGTALALLVAFFIIRAFASNPAFAWPTVVGYLFHPSVMRGLGNTLLLTVVIMILAIVVGTVIAIMRVSPSPVLRIFAGLYVWFFRGVPALIQLIFWFNLSLLVREVSLTIPFVGTLFSVRTNDFMTPFFSAVVALSLCEAGYMAEIIRAGIKSVPSGQAEAASALGMPYRMILKRITLPQAMRFVLPPTGNEAINLLKMTSLVTFIAVDDLFYSAQSIYARTFETIPLLIVVAFWYLAVVSIMSAGQHVLERHFGRSDTRGDPTAMRFLRNVFGLRSVAR, encoded by the coding sequence ATGGGCGTGGCCCACCCAACCGAGATACGCATCGAGCCGGGCGTCGCCGAGGCGGTCTCGCGCCTGACCGTCGTGCCGCAGCGCCGCTACGGCATCTGGGTCGGCACGGCCCTGGCCCTGTTGGTGGCGTTCTTCATCATCCGGGCCTTCGCCAGCAACCCCGCTTTTGCCTGGCCGACGGTCGTCGGCTACCTGTTCCACCCGTCCGTCATGCGCGGCCTCGGCAACACCTTGCTGCTGACCGTGGTGATCATGATACTGGCGATCGTGGTCGGTACGGTCATCGCCATCATGCGCGTTTCGCCAAGCCCGGTGCTGCGCATTTTCGCGGGCTTGTATGTCTGGTTCTTCCGTGGTGTTCCGGCCCTGATTCAGCTGATCTTCTGGTTCAACCTGTCGCTGCTCGTGCGTGAGGTCTCCCTGACCATCCCTTTCGTCGGCACGCTGTTTTCCGTCCGCACCAATGATTTCATGACGCCATTCTTCTCGGCCGTCGTGGCGCTCTCCCTGTGCGAGGCCGGCTACATGGCCGAGATCATCAGGGCCGGCATCAAGTCGGTGCCTTCGGGCCAGGCCGAGGCGGCGAGTGCGCTGGGCATGCCGTACCGCATGATCCTGAAGCGCATCACGCTGCCGCAGGCCATGCGCTTCGTGCTGCCACCCACCGGCAACGAGGCCATCAACCTCCTGAAGATGACGTCGCTGGTGACCTTCATCGCGGTCGACGACCTCTTCTATTCGGCCCAGAGCATCTATGCGCGAACCTTCGAGACGATCCCGCTGCTGATCGTCGTCGCCTTCTGGTATCTCGCCGTGGTCAGCATCATGTCGGCGGGACAGCATGTCCTGGAACGTCATTTCGGTCGCAGCGACACGCGCGGCGATCCCACGGCAATGCGCTTCCTGCGCAATGTCTTCGGTTTGCGGAGCGTTGCCCGATGA